The following are encoded together in the Pleurocapsa sp. FMAR1 genome:
- a CDS encoding sensor histidine kinase, with amino-acid sequence MMADSLNTDKFLDNDTSECWLTLATKASIADSVAIQLADGASATTETLVDKLLETISHELKSPLTGIVGLSSLFKDQQLGKLNQRQLRYAQLIYHGGQKLMSIVNDLIELTSFTVEKFQPQPEAIDLRFFCLQLFQQAMSKYKLASAAESNFFLETQLKLDIEPGAEKAIADKVQLSTILSHLILETLQFCEPVRNILTIEVKSWQECTAIIVSNGLMSDFELASSTDNFDNFGYPQQSSGLNLVIAQYLAQIAQVKIQSDYSTDGCQLTLLLPQAKTEMSNYCSDNLAFNTQDKVKKNLTVLCLYPEPEMVDPIINSDNGLNFNLKNWAEQDWTNISQQHHYQHRIIEADGLEQAHTLARIWKLDVIVLDGHQIADPIQYWRSLQASEYLTALPIVTLDTRTTEAANQIEGLKVYPCLLRADCRSIKDLMQVIQIATGLEQFSSSYEE; translated from the coding sequence ATGATGGCAGATTCTCTGAATACTGATAAATTTTTGGACAATGATACTTCTGAGTGTTGGCTTACTTTGGCAACTAAGGCATCTATTGCTGATTCAGTTGCCATACAGCTTGCAGATGGTGCATCAGCAACTACTGAAACATTAGTAGACAAACTGCTGGAAACAATTAGTCATGAACTAAAATCCCCTTTAACTGGCATTGTTGGCTTATCTAGCCTATTTAAAGACCAACAATTAGGAAAACTTAATCAGCGTCAACTGCGTTATGCACAGTTAATTTATCATGGTGGACAAAAGCTGATGAGTATTGTTAATGATCTAATAGAATTAACTAGTTTCACTGTCGAGAAGTTTCAGCCCCAGCCAGAAGCAATCGATCTGAGGTTTTTTTGTCTTCAGCTTTTTCAACAGGCTATGAGCAAATATAAATTAGCCAGCGCAGCAGAATCAAATTTTTTTCTAGAGACTCAATTAAAATTAGATATAGAGCCTGGAGCAGAAAAGGCGATCGCTGATAAAGTACAATTATCGACTATACTTTCTCACCTAATTTTGGAAACTCTCCAGTTTTGTGAACCAGTCCGTAATATCTTGACCATTGAGGTCAAAAGTTGGCAAGAATGCACGGCAATCATAGTTAGCAATGGTCTGATGAGTGATTTTGAGTTGGCATCATCCACTGACAATTTTGACAATTTTGGTTATCCTCAGCAAAGTTCTGGTTTAAATTTAGTTATTGCCCAATATTTGGCACAGATTGCTCAGGTAAAAATACAAAGTGACTATTCAACAGATGGTTGTCAGCTTACTTTACTGCTACCTCAAGCCAAAACTGAGATGAGCAACTATTGTTCAGATAATTTAGCTTTTAATACTCAAGACAAAGTAAAGAAAAATTTGACTGTGCTTTGCCTTTATCCTGAACCAGAAATGGTTGACCCAATTATCAATAGCGATAATGGTTTGAATTTTAATCTGAAAAATTGGGCAGAACAAGATTGGACGAACATCAGCCAACAACATCATTATCAACATCGTATTATTGAAGCTGATGGTTTGGAGCAGGCACACACTTTAGCCCGTATTTGGAAGTTAGATGTGATTGTGCTGGATGGACATCAAATTGCCGATCCTATTCAATATTGGCGATCTCTCCAAGCTTCTGAATATTTGACTGCCCTACCTATAGTAACTTTAGACACTAGAACCACCGAAGCTGCAAACCAAATTGAAGGACTAAAAGTTTATCCTTGTCTGCTTCGGGCCGACTGTCGCAGCATTAAAGATTTGATGCAGGTAATTCAAATTGCTACAGGGTTGGAACAATTTAGCTCAAGCTATGAAGAGTGA
- a CDS encoding metallophosphoesterase, translated as MLYNFTIIAIALFISCYIYGSKIEPNWIEVVPIQLTIPNLSPAFNEFKIVQISDLHSNRFMPTKRLDRIIKLVNQQKPDVIAITGDFITKHENFNSQELEEKLSKLVSQISTLSVLGNHDHKGNANATDNLKQALVNSNVTNLDNQVYVIERGTKKLTFAGVDDPYWGKPDLDRVIKLLPDDSAAILLVHEPDYIAKSAATHKFALQLSGHSHGGQIKIPFLNPFILPYGGKKYFAGLNQIEDTLEYTNRGLGMTGLPLRINSRPEITVFTLHSLS; from the coding sequence TTGCTATATAACTTTACTATAATTGCGATCGCGTTATTTATCTCTTGTTATATTTATGGTTCAAAAATAGAGCCAAATTGGATTGAAGTAGTGCCAATTCAACTCACAATTCCTAACTTAAGTCCAGCCTTTAATGAGTTTAAAATTGTACAGATTAGCGATCTTCACAGCAATCGCTTTATGCCTACAAAAAGATTAGATAGAATCATCAAGCTGGTTAATCAACAAAAGCCAGATGTGATCGCGATTACAGGAGACTTTATTACTAAACACGAAAATTTTAATAGTCAGGAACTAGAGGAAAAATTAAGCAAATTAGTATCTCAAATAAGCACTTTATCAGTTTTGGGCAATCATGACCATAAGGGAAATGCAAATGCTACTGATAACCTAAAACAAGCCTTGGTAAACAGTAATGTAACTAACTTAGATAATCAAGTATATGTGATTGAGCGAGGTACAAAAAAACTAACTTTTGCTGGAGTTGACGATCCTTACTGGGGAAAACCAGACTTAGATCGAGTAATTAAGCTTCTACCCGATGATAGTGCTGCCATATTATTGGTTCACGAACCAGACTACATCGCCAAAAGTGCTGCAACTCATAAATTTGCGCTCCAGTTGTCTGGTCATTCCCATGGAGGACAAATTAAAATTCCTTTTCTTAATCCTTTTATACTACCTTATGGCGGGAAAAAATATTTTGCTGGTTTAAATCAAATTGAAGATACTTTAGAGTATACCAATCGCGGTTTAGGCATGACGGGTTTACCGCTGCGTATTAATAGTCGCCCAGAAATTACTGTCTTCACTCTTCATAGCTTGAGCTAA
- a CDS encoding SDR family oxidoreductase has translation MKYLNQHVIITGGSSGIGKATAKLLAQQGANISLIARDRQKLATAQREIATLARTSQQVLIFPADVSDSAAIKIAIKGAIAQQGIPEMLITSAGITHPGYFSEIPLEVFERIMAVNYFGSLYALRAVLPAMEQQKRGNIVLISSGAGLIGIYGYTAYCPSKFALRGLAESLRGELKPKGIKVTIVYPPDTDTPQLEAENKIKPVETKKITATAKILTAEAVAKQIVQGVEKGNFAIAPGTELTILNRFHSLLSPILNWYFDSIVRRINNTVKR, from the coding sequence ATGAAATATTTAAATCAACACGTAATTATTACAGGTGGCTCTAGCGGTATTGGGAAAGCTACGGCAAAGTTATTAGCTCAACAGGGCGCAAATATTTCCCTAATTGCTCGCGATCGCCAAAAGTTAGCCACTGCTCAACGGGAAATAGCTACGTTAGCTCGAACTTCCCAACAAGTGCTTATTTTTCCAGCCGATGTATCTGATTCGGCTGCTATTAAAATCGCTATCAAGGGCGCGATAGCCCAACAAGGAATACCAGAGATGCTGATTACTTCGGCGGGAATAACTCATCCTGGTTACTTTTCAGAAATTCCCCTAGAAGTTTTTGAACGGATTATGGCGGTAAATTATTTTGGTTCTCTTTACGCCCTTAGAGCCGTTTTACCAGCTATGGAACAGCAAAAAAGGGGAAATATAGTCTTAATTTCATCTGGTGCGGGATTAATCGGTATTTATGGTTATACAGCTTACTGCCCTTCTAAGTTTGCTCTAAGAGGATTAGCAGAATCTCTTAGGGGCGAACTAAAGCCAAAGGGTATCAAAGTCACAATTGTATATCCCCCTGATACTGACACTCCTCAGCTAGAGGCAGAAAATAAAATAAAACCTGTCGAAACTAAAAAGATTACCGCTACAGCCAAAATTTTGACTGCCGAGGCAGTAGCAAAACAGATTGTTCAAGGCGTGGAAAAAGGGAATTTTGCGATCGCTCCTGGAACCGAGTTAACGATTCTGAATCGATTTCATAGTCTTTTAAGCCCTATATTAAACTGGTATTTTGATAGTATAGTCAGGAGAATAAATAATACGGTTAAACGATAA
- the tatC gene encoding twin-arginine translocase subunit TatC: MPPSNLETSVKDKEKEKYLNELPDEVEMSLFDHLEELRLRIFYALIAVAIAALGCFVFVKPLVRILEVPAQGVKFLQLAPGEFFFVSIKVAGYSGMVLASPFILYQIVQFVLPGLTRKERRLLAPVIFGSSILFFAGLFFAYIALIPAALNFFINYGSDVVEQSWSIDKYFEFVLLLLFSTGLAFQIPVIQLILGFLGIVSAAQMFAGWRYVVLGSVVMGAILTPSTDPLTQSLLAGAVLGLYFGGIGAVKLLGK, from the coding sequence ATGCCACCATCTAACTTAGAAACTTCCGTCAAAGACAAAGAGAAAGAAAAATATCTAAATGAACTTCCAGATGAAGTGGAGATGTCACTGTTCGATCATCTAGAAGAACTACGCTTGCGTATTTTCTATGCTTTAATTGCAGTAGCGATCGCAGCTTTAGGCTGCTTTGTTTTTGTCAAACCTTTAGTTCGGATTTTGGAAGTTCCTGCTCAAGGTGTAAAATTCTTACAGCTAGCCCCAGGAGAGTTTTTCTTTGTATCTATCAAGGTAGCTGGCTATAGTGGGATGGTGCTGGCAAGTCCGTTTATTCTTTATCAGATTGTTCAATTTGTCTTGCCAGGATTGACTAGAAAAGAACGTCGTCTACTTGCTCCTGTAATTTTTGGCTCTAGTATTTTGTTTTTTGCAGGTTTGTTTTTTGCTTATATTGCTTTAATTCCTGCTGCGCTTAATTTCTTTATTAACTACGGCAGTGATGTAGTTGAACAATCTTGGTCAATTGATAAATATTTCGAGTTCGTATTACTTTTACTATTTAGTACGGGTTTAGCGTTTCAAATTCCTGTAATTCAGTTGATTTTGGGTTTTTTAGGGATTGTTTCGGCAGCGCAAATGTTTGCAGGTTGGCGTTATGTAGTACTTGGCTCGGTAGTTATGGGGGCAATTTTAACTCCTTCTACCGATCCTTTAACTCAATCTTTATTGGCTGGTGCAGTGCTAGGACTATATTTTGGCGGTATTGGTGCAGTCAAATTACTGGGAAAATAA
- a CDS encoding DUF790 family protein has protein sequence MLKSDLLIYRRSGETIIPKKLEINGHNLGIAENIINCFQDCIGKNQGDLDRRLLDLEGNSPNYRLIRGLAHILRNTFSTLEIISPLEPPMLRQRVFSQAAKTATIPNNRSDTLEAISLCLSDELKYAVSRTEIEAGLYADLQENRILTQFEAPISESLLHRYNLSQVQGIFYHATNVVINAHRNDPGEYKLLFRYIKLFQLMAYIEGDADTGFTLTMDGPASLFKASTRYGLALAKMIPALLHVTEWSLQAKLQNRDQYSGNIKTGKFNLASGRCDLVSHYPPGKPYDSMLEASFAKSWAKTKTEWRLEREVDLIPLPGSVMIPDFRLVHPDGREFLLEIVGYWRPQYLQKKFYQVRSGDTENLILAVSERLNLEKAGVKFTDLPNRLIWFKNKLQSKAVLDLLEN, from the coding sequence ATGTTAAAAAGTGACTTACTTATCTATAGGCGTAGTGGCGAAACAATCATACCTAAGAAGTTAGAAATTAATGGTCATAATTTAGGTATAGCAGAGAATATAATCAATTGTTTTCAAGATTGCATAGGTAAAAATCAAGGGGATCTAGATCGGCGACTTTTAGACCTAGAAGGAAACAGCCCGAATTATCGATTGATAAGAGGTCTAGCTCATATATTACGTAATACCTTTTCTACTTTGGAAATTATTAGTCCTCTTGAGCCACCAATGCTTCGGCAAAGAGTTTTCTCACAAGCAGCTAAAACAGCAACTATACCTAATAATCGCAGCGATACTTTAGAAGCAATTTCTCTCTGTCTGTCTGATGAATTAAAATATGCTGTATCTCGTACTGAAATTGAAGCAGGATTATACGCAGACCTGCAAGAAAATCGTATACTAACTCAGTTTGAAGCACCAATTTCTGAGTCATTGCTTCATCGTTACAATCTTTCTCAAGTACAGGGCATTTTTTACCATGCCACCAACGTTGTTATCAATGCGCACCGTAATGATCCTGGAGAATACAAATTACTGTTTCGCTATATCAAATTATTTCAGTTAATGGCATATATAGAAGGAGATGCTGATACTGGATTTACGTTGACTATGGATGGTCCAGCTAGTCTTTTCAAAGCAAGCACCAGATATGGTTTAGCTTTGGCAAAAATGATTCCAGCTTTGCTTCATGTAACAGAATGGAGTCTCCAGGCTAAATTACAAAACCGCGATCAATACTCTGGAAATATTAAGACAGGTAAGTTTAACCTGGCAAGCGGTCGTTGTGATTTAGTTTCTCACTATCCCCCAGGAAAACCATATGATAGTATGCTAGAGGCTTCTTTTGCTAAAAGTTGGGCGAAAACAAAAACTGAATGGCGATTAGAAAGAGAGGTCGACTTAATTCCTCTTCCAGGCAGCGTAATGATTCCTGACTTTCGTCTAGTTCATCCAGACGGCAGAGAATTTCTTCTAGAAATTGTGGGCTACTGGCGACCACAATATTTGCAGAAAAAATTCTATCAGGTGCGTAGTGGTGACACTGAAAACTTAATTCTTGCTGTTTCTGAAAGATTAAACTTAGAAAAGGCTGGGGTAAAGTTTACTGATTTACCAAATAGGTTAATCTGGTTTAAAAATAAGCTACAGTCCAAAGCGGTATTAGATTTATTGGAAAATTAG
- a CDS encoding helix-turn-helix domain-containing protein, which yields MEWQKLYYQNQQSYLRARLLAIKFLVEGKTRREVSQSLDCTYKTLTNWIDKYLDGRLEKLTESIRHRVPQKLGPAQKLQFKQMLLQQTPIDYGIDRNLWTAKIMTQVIEQNWNVQLKNSRIYEIIQELNLSY from the coding sequence ATTGAGTGGCAAAAGCTATACTACCAGAATCAACAGAGCTATTTAAGAGCAAGATTATTAGCAATCAAATTTTTAGTTGAAGGTAAAACGAGAAGAGAAGTCTCGCAGTCGTTAGATTGTACTTACAAAACCTTGACTAATTGGATTGATAAATACCTCGACGGCAGATTAGAAAAATTAACCGAATCAATCAGACATCGAGTTCCACAAAAATTAGGCCCAGCTCAAAAGCTACAGTTTAAACAAATGCTTCTGCAACAAACTCCAATTGACTACGGTATCGATAGGAATTTGTGGACAGCTAAAATTATGACTCAAGTCATTGAACAAAACTGGAATGTTCAGTTAAAAAATAGTCGTATTTATGAAATTATTCAAGAGCTGAATCTTTCATATTAA